One segment of Streptomyces sp. NA02950 DNA contains the following:
- a CDS encoding acetyl-CoA C-acyltransferase produces MPRTARDVVFVDGVRTPFGKAGPKGIYHETRADDMVVKCIRELLRRNPDLPPERIDEVAVAATTQIGDQGLTLGRTAGILAGLPQSVPGYSIDRMCAGAMTAVTATAGSIAFGAYDAVVAGGVEHMGRHPMGEAVDPNPRFVSEKLVDESALFMGMTAENLHDRLPHLTKQRADEYAVRSQEKAAKAYANGKIQQDLVPISVRRTSPEGGETGWGLATADEPMRPGTTLENLATLKTPFRPHGRVTAGNSAGLNDGATASLLASEDFARELGLPVRMRLVSFAFAGVEPEVMGYGPVPSTKKALTKAGLTIDDIGLFEINEAFAVQVLSFLDHYGLADDDPRVNQYGGAIAYGHPLASSGVRLMTQLSRQFEEQPEVRYGITTMCVGFGMGATVIWENPHFEGNK; encoded by the coding sequence GTGCCTCGTACCGCTAGGGACGTCGTCTTCGTCGACGGCGTCCGCACCCCATTCGGCAAGGCGGGCCCGAAGGGCATCTACCACGAGACCCGCGCCGACGACATGGTCGTCAAGTGCATCCGGGAGCTGCTGCGCCGCAACCCGGATCTGCCGCCGGAGCGCATCGACGAGGTGGCCGTCGCCGCGACGACGCAGATCGGCGACCAGGGCCTGACCCTCGGCCGCACCGCGGGCATCCTCGCCGGGCTGCCCCAGTCCGTCCCCGGCTACTCCATCGACCGGATGTGTGCCGGTGCGATGACGGCCGTCACCGCCACCGCGGGTTCCATCGCCTTCGGCGCCTACGACGCGGTGGTCGCGGGCGGTGTCGAGCACATGGGCCGGCACCCGATGGGCGAGGCCGTCGACCCCAACCCCCGCTTCGTCTCGGAGAAGCTGGTCGACGAGTCGGCCCTCTTCATGGGCATGACCGCGGAGAACCTCCACGACCGGCTGCCGCACCTGACCAAGCAGCGCGCCGACGAGTACGCGGTGCGCAGCCAGGAGAAGGCCGCCAAGGCGTACGCCAACGGCAAGATCCAGCAGGACCTGGTGCCGATCTCGGTGCGCCGCACCAGCCCCGAGGGCGGCGAGACCGGCTGGGGTCTGGCCACCGCCGACGAGCCGATGCGCCCGGGCACCACGCTGGAGAACCTGGCCACGCTGAAGACCCCGTTCCGTCCGCACGGCCGGGTCACCGCGGGCAACTCCGCCGGTCTCAACGACGGCGCCACCGCCTCGCTGCTGGCCTCCGAGGACTTCGCCCGTGAGCTGGGGCTCCCGGTCAGGATGCGCCTGGTCTCGTTCGCCTTCGCGGGTGTCGAGCCCGAGGTGATGGGCTACGGCCCGGTCCCGTCGACCAAGAAGGCCCTCACCAAGGCGGGGCTGACCATCGACGACATCGGTCTGTTCGAGATCAACGAGGCGTTCGCCGTCCAGGTGCTGTCCTTCCTGGACCACTACGGCCTCGCCGACGACGACCCGCGCGTCAACCAGTACGGCGGCGCGATCGCCTACGGCCACCCGCTCGCCTCCTCCGGCGTCCGTCTGATGACCCAGCTGTCCCGGCAGTTCGAGGAGCAGCCCGAGGTCCGCTACGGCATCACCACCATGTGCGTCGGCTTCGGTATGGGCGCCACCGTGATCTGGGAGAACCCGCACTTCGAGGGGAACAAGTGA